In Molothrus aeneus isolate 106 chromosome 4, BPBGC_Maene_1.0, whole genome shotgun sequence, the following are encoded in one genomic region:
- the CDKN2AIP gene encoding CDKN2A-interacting protein isoform X2 has translation MPVPAAGHGEGAGNGRRHPSDQRACPHHERRTGCQEGVEEPCKRQAVEKSRDSKDVGKDVKTTKAEGVKETESTLPKKQEKGTSKDPETSQSTCSSDQEMVVVSDIETEGKPANAESTAEKKPPSSEKEPGKKPCSSPPKESKCENVPSPEKKTTVSVALLAAESAPQAAAGEAAVPPAAKSTPQPAAVAAAVPVTSKSTPQPAAVAAAVPSTSKSTPQAAAVAAAVPVTSKSTPQAAAVAAAVPSTSKSAPQPAVVAAAVPPTSKSTPQTSAALLSSKTQVGAPASVSKNGAQVSSSLLLAPKSGTQVGTSLLLASKGPAKVGSPLLASKSSAEVAASLLAARSGAQPGSSLLAAKSSAQVAASLLAARSGAQQGPSRGAAQAGASLLASKSGAQAGESPAKALCKPLTSEDAKERQPFFNRLYKAVAWKLVAVGGFSPNVNHAELLNSSIQSVKATLDVAFVPLKELADLPQNKSSLENIVCELRCKSVYLGTGCGKSMENAKAVASREALKLFLKKKVIVKICKRKYKGSEIEDLVLLDEESKPSNLPPALRNPREIL, from the exons ATGCCG GTACCCGCCGCAGGTCATGGAGAGGGCGCTGGAAATGGCCGAAGGCATCCAAGTGACCAACGCGCCTGTCCGCACCACGAGAGACGAACTGGTTGCCAAG AAGGGGTAGAGGAGCCATGCAAGAGACAAGCTGTTGAGAAAAGCAGAGACTCTAAGGATGTTGGAAAGGATGTGAAAACAACCAAGGCAGAAGGAGTGAAGGAAACGGAGAGCACCTTGcccaaaaagcaggaaaaaggtACTAGCAAAGATCCAGAAACTTCCCAGTCAACTTGCAGTTCAGATCAAGAAATGGTCGTAGTCTCAGACatagaaacagaaggaaaacctGCTAATGCTGAAAGTACTGCTGAGAAAAAGCCACCTTCATCTGAAAAAGAGCCAGGAAAGAAGCCTTGCTCAAGCCCACCTAAGGAAAGCAAGTGTGAAAATGTGCCGTCACCTGAAAAGAAAACTACAGTAAGTGTAGCGCTACTGGCTGCCGAGAGTGCCCCTCAGGCAGCAGCGggggaggcagcagtgccaccagctgCCAAGAGCACCCCCCAGCCAGCAgcggtggcagcagcagtgccagtgacCTCCAAGAGCACCCCCCAGCCAGCAgcggtggcagcagcagtgccatcAACGTCCAAGAGCACCCCACAGGCAGCAgcggtggcagcagcagtgccagtgacCTCCAAGAGCaccccacaggcagcagcagtggcagcagcagtgccatcAACGTCCAAGAGCGCCCCCCAGccagcagtggtggcagcagcagtgccaccaaCCTCCAAGAGCACCCCCCAAACAAGTGCTGCATTGCTGTCTTCCAAAACCCAGGTGGGTGCCCCAGCATCAGTGTCCAAGAACGGTGCTCAGGTGAGCAGCTCACTGCTTCTGGCCCCCAAGAGTGGTACTCAGGTGGGCACCTCGCTGCTGCTGGCTTCCAAAGGGCCAGCTAAGGTGGGCTCCCCGCTCCTGGCCTCCAAGAGCAGCGCGGAGGTGGCCGCCTCACTGCTGGCTGCCCGGAGCGGTGCGCAGCCGGGATCCTCGCTGCTGGCTGCCAAGAGCAGCGCCCAGGTGGCGGCTTCGCTGCTGGCCGCTCGCAGCGGAGCTCAGCAAGGGCCCTCCCGGGGTGCAGCTCAGGCAGGCGCTTCCCTGCTGGCCTCCAAGAGTGGCGCGCAGGCAGGTGAGAGCCCTGCGAAGGCTTTGTGCAAACCTCTAACCAGCGAAGATGCAAAGGAAAGACAACCTTTTTTCAACAGACTCTACAAAGCTGTAGCCTGGAAACTGGTTGCTGTTGGAGGCTTCAGTCCTAATGTAAATCATGCAGAACTTCTAAATTCATCTATTCAGTCTGTAAAAGCTACGTTAGATGTTGCTTTCGTTCCCCTGAAGGAACTTGCAGACTTGCCTCAAAATAAAAGCTCTCTAGAAAATATAGTTTGTGAACTGAGGTGCAAGTCTGTCTACTTGGGTACTGGCTGTGGTAAAAGTATGGAAAATGCCAAAGCAGTGGCTTCAAGAGAAGCTTTGAAATTATTCCTCAAGAAGAAAGTTATTGTGAAGatatgtaaaagaaaatacaaaggtAGTGAAATTGAAGATTTGGTGCTTCTGGATGAAGAGTCAAAACCTTCAAATTTGCCTCCAGCTTTAAGAAATCCTCGTGAGATCTTGTAG
- the CDKN2AIP gene encoding CDKN2A-interacting protein isoform X1 translates to MAGKAAAGEPLGRTAEEAAWAETLRGACEPEHHWRYRREFLLRNVGELPAAGSAQLQRLVSLSMVWANHVFLGCRYPPQVMERALEMAEGIQVTNAPVRTTRDELVAKVKKRGISSSNEGVEEPCKRQAVEKSRDSKDVGKDVKTTKAEGVKETESTLPKKQEKGTSKDPETSQSTCSSDQEMVVVSDIETEGKPANAESTAEKKPPSSEKEPGKKPCSSPPKESKCENVPSPEKKTTVSVALLAAESAPQAAAGEAAVPPAAKSTPQPAAVAAAVPVTSKSTPQPAAVAAAVPSTSKSTPQAAAVAAAVPVTSKSTPQAAAVAAAVPSTSKSAPQPAVVAAAVPPTSKSTPQTSAALLSSKTQVGAPASVSKNGAQVSSSLLLAPKSGTQVGTSLLLASKGPAKVGSPLLASKSSAEVAASLLAARSGAQPGSSLLAAKSSAQVAASLLAARSGAQQGPSRGAAQAGASLLASKSGAQAGESPAKALCKPLTSEDAKERQPFFNRLYKAVAWKLVAVGGFSPNVNHAELLNSSIQSVKATLDVAFVPLKELADLPQNKSSLENIVCELRCKSVYLGTGCGKSMENAKAVASREALKLFLKKKVIVKICKRKYKGSEIEDLVLLDEESKPSNLPPALRNPREIL, encoded by the exons ATGGCGGGGAAGGCGGCGGCGGGCGAGCCCCTGGGGCGGACGGCGGAAGAGGCGGCCTGGGCAGAGACGCTGCGCGGGGCCTGCGAGCCTGAGCACCACTGGCGGTACCGCCGGGAGTTCCTGCTGCGCAACGTGGGGGAGCTGCCGGCGGCGGGCAGCGCCCAGCTGCAGCGCCTGGTGTCCCTCTCCATGGTGTGGGCCAACCACGTCTTCCTGGGATGCCG GTACCCGCCGCAGGTCATGGAGAGGGCGCTGGAAATGGCCGAAGGCATCCAAGTGACCAACGCGCCTGTCCGCACCACGAGAGACGAACTGGTTGCCAAGGTGAAGAAAAGAGGCATATCAAGTAGCAATG AAGGGGTAGAGGAGCCATGCAAGAGACAAGCTGTTGAGAAAAGCAGAGACTCTAAGGATGTTGGAAAGGATGTGAAAACAACCAAGGCAGAAGGAGTGAAGGAAACGGAGAGCACCTTGcccaaaaagcaggaaaaaggtACTAGCAAAGATCCAGAAACTTCCCAGTCAACTTGCAGTTCAGATCAAGAAATGGTCGTAGTCTCAGACatagaaacagaaggaaaacctGCTAATGCTGAAAGTACTGCTGAGAAAAAGCCACCTTCATCTGAAAAAGAGCCAGGAAAGAAGCCTTGCTCAAGCCCACCTAAGGAAAGCAAGTGTGAAAATGTGCCGTCACCTGAAAAGAAAACTACAGTAAGTGTAGCGCTACTGGCTGCCGAGAGTGCCCCTCAGGCAGCAGCGggggaggcagcagtgccaccagctgCCAAGAGCACCCCCCAGCCAGCAgcggtggcagcagcagtgccagtgacCTCCAAGAGCACCCCCCAGCCAGCAgcggtggcagcagcagtgccatcAACGTCCAAGAGCACCCCACAGGCAGCAgcggtggcagcagcagtgccagtgacCTCCAAGAGCaccccacaggcagcagcagtggcagcagcagtgccatcAACGTCCAAGAGCGCCCCCCAGccagcagtggtggcagcagcagtgccaccaaCCTCCAAGAGCACCCCCCAAACAAGTGCTGCATTGCTGTCTTCCAAAACCCAGGTGGGTGCCCCAGCATCAGTGTCCAAGAACGGTGCTCAGGTGAGCAGCTCACTGCTTCTGGCCCCCAAGAGTGGTACTCAGGTGGGCACCTCGCTGCTGCTGGCTTCCAAAGGGCCAGCTAAGGTGGGCTCCCCGCTCCTGGCCTCCAAGAGCAGCGCGGAGGTGGCCGCCTCACTGCTGGCTGCCCGGAGCGGTGCGCAGCCGGGATCCTCGCTGCTGGCTGCCAAGAGCAGCGCCCAGGTGGCGGCTTCGCTGCTGGCCGCTCGCAGCGGAGCTCAGCAAGGGCCCTCCCGGGGTGCAGCTCAGGCAGGCGCTTCCCTGCTGGCCTCCAAGAGTGGCGCGCAGGCAGGTGAGAGCCCTGCGAAGGCTTTGTGCAAACCTCTAACCAGCGAAGATGCAAAGGAAAGACAACCTTTTTTCAACAGACTCTACAAAGCTGTAGCCTGGAAACTGGTTGCTGTTGGAGGCTTCAGTCCTAATGTAAATCATGCAGAACTTCTAAATTCATCTATTCAGTCTGTAAAAGCTACGTTAGATGTTGCTTTCGTTCCCCTGAAGGAACTTGCAGACTTGCCTCAAAATAAAAGCTCTCTAGAAAATATAGTTTGTGAACTGAGGTGCAAGTCTGTCTACTTGGGTACTGGCTGTGGTAAAAGTATGGAAAATGCCAAAGCAGTGGCTTCAAGAGAAGCTTTGAAATTATTCCTCAAGAAGAAAGTTATTGTGAAGatatgtaaaagaaaatacaaaggtAGTGAAATTGAAGATTTGGTGCTTCTGGATGAAGAGTCAAAACCTTCAAATTTGCCTCCAGCTTTAAGAAATCCTCGTGAGATCTTGTAG